Genomic window (Streptomyces sp. SLBN-31):
CGCGCGGCAGGCTGATGCCGACCTGCTTGAACGCGGTCTGCATGAGGCCGGAGCAGTCCCACGAGTTGGGGCCGGTGCCGCCGGAGACGTAGGCGTCGCCGATCTGTGCCTTCACGAAGGCGATGACCGCCGCGGCCGAACCGGTGGCCGTGGAGGAGCTCGTGGAGGCGCTGGAGCCCACGGAGGCGGACAGGGTGGTCCGCTCGGAGCTGCGGGACGCGGCGCGCTCCGCGGCGGCCTTACGGGCCTCCTCGGCCTTCTTCTTCGCCTCGGCCTTCTTCTTCGCCTCGGCGAGGTCCGCCTTGGCCTGCTTCGCGGCCTTTGCGGCGGCCGCGTCACGCTCGGCCTGCAGCTCGTAGTTCGCGGCCGCCTGCTGAGTGGCGTCCGCGGACTGGGCGACCTGGGCGGCCAGGTCGGCCGTCAGGGTGGGCAGTTGCAGGGTCTGAGTGGTCTCGGCTGCGTTCGCCGAGGCCGCACCCGCCGCCGCCATGCTGAGTACGCCACCGGCAACTCCGGCACGCACGGCGAGGTTCGTCGTCGCGCTGCGGCGGGGTTTCCGGTGGCTGCGTATGTGAGCGGTGTGGGACATGAGAACAACCGGTATCAGGGGCTCCTCCATACCTTCAAGAAACGTGTGGTGCGCCACAGTTGCTCAATGGACCCCCCAAATTCCTCGCCAGGGTTTCCTTATTGACGCCGTAACGGACATTGCGGACGCGACCCATCAAGCCCGTGATCACGCTCTTTCGCCAGTACGCCCGAATTGCCCCCGACCTACCATCGGTTGGGACAGTTGGCCAAGCCCGGTTCTCAGACGCCTCTCATGGATGTGGCGGAGGTCACGCAACGGTCACGGCAATGCGTGCGTCACGCGCGTAGATCACGAAGGGATTGCGCCGGGATCGCGAGGCGGACTCGCTCGTGAACGGATGCACGCGTTCACATCGCGCCGCAGACCTCACTCCGAGGTGTGAACCGGCTCCACTATCAAGGCGGTGGGTCCAGCACCAATTTGCATGCAGCGGAACTCTCTTGATATGGAGACGCCCCCTCCGAGCTGCGCCGACGAGCGAAAATGTCACCTCTGGTGATCACTCTGGCGCTTCGCGTACGAAGATCACCGCTCATCCGACTTCATGATCCTTCGTCAGGTGGTGGAGATCACAAAGGTTGTGCAATACCCCGTGTCGCAGATCACAGAGCGGCAGGCATAAGATGCGAGGCAGTCGGGCTTGTGACCTGCTTCACATGTTCTCGATCTTCGTTGGGACGAACGGAGGTTGGAGGGGCGTGGGAGGCCGGTGTGAGTCCGGCACCAACGCCAGCAGTCAGTGCCGACTGAGAGGAGCGAGGAGCGGTGAACGCGTATGCGCCCATCCTCGTACTGGGAGCCCTCGGGGCAGGCTTTGCGATCTTCTCCGTGGTCATGGCCACGCTGATCGGTCCGAAGCGGTACAACCGGGCCAAGCTCGAGGCCTACGAGTGCGGTATCGAGCCCACCCCCACGCCGGCCGGCGGCGGGCGTTTCCCCATCAAGTACTACCTGACGGCGATGCTCTTCATCGTCTTCGACATCGAGATCGTCTTCCTCTACCCCTGGGCCGTCACCTTCGACGCCCTGGGGATCTTCGGGCTCGTGGAGATGCTGCTCTTCGTGCTCACCGTCTTCGTCGCCTACGCGTACGTATGGCGGCGGGGCGGCCTGGAATGGGACTGAGGGGCCTTTAACGACATGGGACTCGAAGAAAAGCTGCCGAGCGGCTTCCTGCTGACCACCGTCGAGCAGGCCGCGGGCTGGGTGCGCAAGGCGTCCGTCTTCCCGGCGACCTTCGGCCTGGCCTGCTGCGCCATCGAGATGATGACCACCGGCGCCGGCCGCTACGACCTGGCGCGCTTCGGCATGGAGGTCTTCCGCGGCTCACCCCGCCAGGCGGACCTGATGATCGTCGCCGGCCGGGTCAGCCAGAAGATGGCGCCGGTGCTCAGGCAGGTCTACGACCAGATGCCGAACCCCAAGTGGGTGATCTCCATGGGGGTCTGCGCCTCCTCGGGCGGCATGTTCAACAACTACGCGATCGTCCAGGGCGTCGACCACATCGTCCCGGTCGACATCTATCTCCCGGGCTGCCCGCCACGGCCCGAGATGCTGATGGACGCCATCCTCAAGCTCCACCACAAGATCCAGACCTCCAAGCTCGGCGTGAACGCCGAGGAGGCGGCTCGCGAGGCGGAGGAGGCGGCGCTCAAGGCCCTGCCCACGATCGAGATGAAGGGGCTGCTGCGGTGAGCGACGCGAACGGTGCGAACGGGGCGTCGAACGGCGTGAACCCCGAGAAGGACCTCGGCGCCTCCAACCTCCCCGGCCAGCGGGGCGAGGGCGGTGAGGAGATCCGCGTCCAGCGCGGCATGTTCGGCGCCAACAACGGCGGCGACACCTCCGGCTACGGCGGCCTCGTCCGCTCGGTCCGCCTTCCGGGGCCGGCCGCCCGCCCCTACGGCGGCTGGTTCGACGAGGTCGCAGACGAGCTGGAGGGCGCGCTGGAGGAGCAGGGCCTGCTCCCGGACAACGCCATCGAGAAGACGGTCGTCGACCGCGGCGAACTCACCTTCCACATCGAGCGTGAGCACCTGCTGCGCGTCGCCCGCACCCTGCGCGACGACCCGGCCCTGCGTTTCGAGCTGTGCACCGGCGTCAGCGGTGTCCACTACCCGCACGACAAGGGCCGCGAGCTGCACGCCGTCTACCACCTGCGCTCGATCACCCACAACAGGCTCATCCGCCTCGAGGTCAGCGCCCCCGACAGCGACCCGAAGATCCCCTCGCTGGTGTCGGTGTACCCGACCAACGACTGGCACGAGCGTGAGACCTACGACTTCTTCGGGATCGTCTTCGACGGTCACCCGGCGCTGACGCGGATCATGATGCCGGACGACTGGCAGGGCCATCCGCAGCGCAAGGACTACCCCCTCGGCGGCATCCCCGTCGAGTACAAGGGCGCCCAGATCCCGGCTCCGGACCAGCGGAGGTCGTACTCGTGAGCACGCAGTCAGCATCGGCCCGCGAGACCACCGAGGGCACCGTGTACACGGTCACCGGTGGCGACTGGGACGAGGTCGTCCAGTCCGCGGCCCGCGCCGACGACGAGCGCATCGTCGTCAACATGGGGCCCCAGCACCCGTCCACCCACGGAGTGCTGCGCCTGATCCTGGAGATCGACGGTGAGACGGTCACCGAGGCCCGCTGCGGCATCGGCTACCTCCACACCGGCATCGAGAAGAACCTCGAGTTCCGCACGTGGACGCAGGGCACCACGTTCGTGACGCGCATGGACTACCTGACGTC
Coding sequences:
- a CDS encoding C40 family peptidase, whose protein sequence is MSHTAHIRSHRKPRRSATTNLAVRAGVAGGVLSMAAAGAASANAAETTQTLQLPTLTADLAAQVAQSADATQQAAANYELQAERDAAAAKAAKQAKADLAEAKKKAEAKKKAEEARKAAAERAASRSSERTTLSASVGSSASTSSSTATGSAAAVIAFVKAQIGDAYVSGGTGPNSWDCSGLMQTAFKQVGISLPRVSQDQSTAGTQVSLSNLQPGDILYWGSAGSAYHVALYVGDGMFVGAQNPSTGVVEKPLSYDPPTGAVRVL
- a CDS encoding NADH-quinone oxidoreductase subunit A produces the protein MNAYAPILVLGALGAGFAIFSVVMATLIGPKRYNRAKLEAYECGIEPTPTPAGGGRFPIKYYLTAMLFIVFDIEIVFLYPWAVTFDALGIFGLVEMLLFVLTVFVAYAYVWRRGGLEWD
- a CDS encoding NADH-quinone oxidoreductase subunit B family protein, which produces MGLEEKLPSGFLLTTVEQAAGWVRKASVFPATFGLACCAIEMMTTGAGRYDLARFGMEVFRGSPRQADLMIVAGRVSQKMAPVLRQVYDQMPNPKWVISMGVCASSGGMFNNYAIVQGVDHIVPVDIYLPGCPPRPEMLMDAILKLHHKIQTSKLGVNAEEAAREAEEAALKALPTIEMKGLLR
- a CDS encoding NADH-quinone oxidoreductase subunit C gives rise to the protein MSDANGANGASNGVNPEKDLGASNLPGQRGEGGEEIRVQRGMFGANNGGDTSGYGGLVRSVRLPGPAARPYGGWFDEVADELEGALEEQGLLPDNAIEKTVVDRGELTFHIEREHLLRVARTLRDDPALRFELCTGVSGVHYPHDKGRELHAVYHLRSITHNRLIRLEVSAPDSDPKIPSLVSVYPTNDWHERETYDFFGIVFDGHPALTRIMMPDDWQGHPQRKDYPLGGIPVEYKGAQIPAPDQRRSYS